Sequence from the Amaranthus tricolor cultivar Red isolate AtriRed21 chromosome 16, ASM2621246v1, whole genome shotgun sequence genome:
CGATGTCATTTGGATAACGGTTTCATATCTTTTTCGAGCACATCATATTTTTAAGGCAAACACATTATCTATAACTGTCAATCAATACAATTTAATTCTTAAACCAGTCCACAGCACAGGTCCATTACAAGTCCCCTGTATAATCACTTTTAAGCCATTACAGGTCAAAGCTTAAGTGCCACCATTGATTAAACTAGGCTCAGAAAAGAACTGGTAGCATTAGATATGAAAGGTAGAAAACAGCTAATAAGACAGATGATTTTAAAACTTCATTTAAGAGGATATAGTCTCTGATGTAACAAGCAGTACCAAAACCCTTACCTGCCGCCTTGATATCTTATTTGCACGTCCTTCTCTTCCCAAGTCAATATCAACAGGATAATCATTAGTTGCTCGTCCTAGCAACACCTAATCCAAGTAGACTCTAAGGTAACCGAGGCCAACATGATACAATTAAAAGAATATGAACTGGAAATTGAGCATATAAAATTACCTCAGGTTTCTTAATATAGTGCTTTGAATGTCGACCATATAAAATTGCATATGCACCATGTGATGCTATGGATCTCTGCATACTTGAATAAGCATTTTGCTCCAATCTTATGATTGTCCTCTTCACATACTCCGTTTGATATTTGGCAACTAAAATAggaagaaaaatattcaaaaccgGATGTGGTATTAAAGTACACATGGCTCTTGGCAATGCAGTAAAGAAAAAGTTGTCTTCACAAATTTCAAGCGTGAGGCATTTTAATTTGGGGAAGGTGGAGCGGAGGGGTGCTACTACCCAGATATGATACATGTTCAGGTCACTAATTGCTATTAGACTGCACTATTTCAACAGAATGTGCACAATTATATTACTAAATGTGCAttattatcaaatgaaaaaaccATGTAACCCAAAAATTATGTGTTTGAATGCTAACACAACCACCAAAAAATGAAACTCAATAAAGGACAGCAGCAAAAAGAGTCTTGAAGCTTTTGTCATATACTCAAGATATATGTGAAGAAGCCCTAAAAGGCCAATGCAAACTCTAATAATAAAGATGCACAGTCCACGTTACAAACTCAACAATGAATAATATCTGGTAAGACAAATAAGGACATACACAACAGATAAACACCAACAGATATACATAAAGTTGTGGTTAACTCTACTAGTTGAGTTAAAGGGAAAACAATGACCGCAGAAGCTAAAGACTGCAGAAAATGAATGGTACCTTCTCTATTCCAGAAAGAATCCTGATCTTCTGGACCCAAGTCCATATCAAGTATCTGCACAAAGAAGCAATAGATGAGAGGAAGCAATAACTAATAAATTTTGCAATAGTAGTACTAACAGAATTTTCAATGGTACCATCGATTCAACGTCAGAAAAATAAGGAATGTCAGAATCACTCTCAGACGATTGCTGGTCAGGGTTGGATAGTAACGGGTCTACACCAGGTTCTTCAGCCATACATTCCAAAGAACCCAGTGCTTCCTGACTAGTTCCTCCAACAGCAATTTGTAAGTGACTTAAATCAGTAATTAGACCTGGTTTCTTAGCTGCAGCACAGCTAGGCTGTCTAGACAATGAAAATTCTGAAGGTTCTTTCTTTATAACTGCCAAACTATTTTGACGTGGACCTCCAGTACCATTACCAGAAACCATGGGGCTATTAAGTGATTCATCTCTGAGTGTCTCAAATTTAACTCTACTGTCATCTGGAACTCGTATCTGATTAGCTAGATGTGATTCTCCAAACCGCTTCTGTTCTCTCTTCGTTGTGCTAGGACCTTTTACACTGGGTTGAGAGCCTGTGTTAACCTTACTATAAGACAATGCGTTATTAGCCTCACTCTGAGTTCTTCTGTTGCTAGATCCTGATCGCTGCTTACTCGGAAAAACAATATCATCATTAGATGGGATTTCTGGATCCTCAGTGTTCAATGTGCAGCAGATTCCACTATTATGAATTTCTGGAAACTCAGAGTTGACACATGTAGATGTTGGTAATTGAATGTCTGAACTGTTTTGGAAAGTAATATCACATAAGTGAGAGTCATTTGGTTCCTTTTGAGTAATGTTGCTCAGAATAGCACTACATACTTCTGAAGCAGCTGGCTCATTTGCTTCAActacattgggcaatttttcaTCCATACCATGATTAGGGGAGTCCAACAGAAGTGAACTAAGACTATCAAGATATGCCTTATCAAGAACACCACCCTTCACACCATCCATAACAAGCATGTCGTCTTCAATTGTAAAATTCAAATCAGACAACTCCGCAAAGAAGCCCTCAGGACAAGTTGAATTTTTTTCGTCGTCACATGGAATTTGACTGTTCATCTCAGACTCCGTGTGCATAACATCATATTCAGATGCTCCTGCAACATCCCCATCATCTGGCGGGACGAAGGCGTCTCCTGTTTGTCCACTTTCCCCCTTAATGCTAATATTATTGGGCATTTCAGCCATTGATATACCCTCCGTTGTTTTCCAATCAGGGATCGCAGGCTGTGCAGATGTATACTGCAAATGTTGAAATTTAGTTTTGTAATCAGAATATGGACTGAGGATTTTGTTTCCTTCAAAACCAGaacatatatatttactaaTACACACCTGATTTGCTTGAATACCACTTCCTTCAAGCATACTATGACGCGGAAATTTTTTCTTATCCATATTATTCGCTGGCGTTGTGTTCCAGTCCACATGATCTTCATGTGTATTACGTTGCTCAATGGGAAATTCACCAACACATGGCTGAGAACCATCCCTCATAACTTGAGGGAAAACACGACTGAGATCTTCAAATTCAGAATCCTCAATCCCATAGTGGCTAGCAATCGAATCTCCAAGCATGTTATCAGGGTCATGAACTTCAGCCCCACCTCCCATAAAACAATTATCCCCAGGTGCAACGAGAAAAATTAAATCACCCTGGTTAAGAGGATCATTACATATTCTTTTCCTCATAGCATAGTAACAGTTACGCACACTGTCCGCATTCCTCTTCCCATTCCTATTTTTACTTCCTTTAGAATGGTCCACTCTATTAGATTTTGTCACAAGATTAGACGCTGAACGTTCTAACTCTACCATTTGCTCAGCGGCTCGCATTGATATAATAGGATCATAAAGAAGAGCAAGCCATCTATCTTGCAACTCCTTTATAGTAAATCGGCGGGAAAACTGCACCGCACCCTTGGCTAGTGATTCCAAGGACGCACCAGCCTGATATAGTAGATAACACAATATTCacattaacaataaaataacacaACCCTAAATCAGAAACATAACATAACACCTAAATACGAAGCGTTCTAATTTGAAAGAATCTTACTTAAAACCTTAATCCTAATCACAAATTCTAATAATTATGAACTCTACGAAGCGTTCTAATTTGAAAGAATCTTACTTAAAACCTTAATCCTAATCACAAATTCTAATAACTATGAACTCTCAATCCTCTAGTAATCAATTCTTTGTGATgacaaaaattattcaaaaaccATACAAATCTATCAAAATCGAAACAAAATTTAACCTTTAAAGAAAACAATGAAACTGAAGAACCAAACAATTCGAAACTCACTTTAATTAGAAAAGTAAGAAGCAgcacaaaaaaatttcaattaattaaattaaatcaatcaagaacggaaaaatgaataaattattaaatttttatagaaagaaaatcaattatgaGCAAAGTAGGTGAAATCTGTTAGGATATGGAGTATAACATATGATGAGTTCAGCTATAGCTGAAGGCAAAGGCTTTAGGTTAACTGATGGTTGGAGTGTAAATTCTATTAatcattaacaataaaaaaataaaaaaaaataaaaagcacCTCAATAGCATTCTTAAGTAAGAGGTCATCTTGAGGAATCCATGGAGTCGGAAGAGCAAGAGCCCCCATTTTCTTTTCTCACTTTTCTGTGCTTTATTGGAAGCTTTCGCTGAGAGGTTGAAAAACGAAAAATGTTGAAAGGGAAAGAAAAAATGCCGATACTACTGTATTGCTGGAGTTTGCTTATATAATCATACAATATACAAACTAGTATCGAAATACATacgaacaaaaattttaaagaaatatgcAATTGCATATTATATAGAACATGATTTAAATGTCTTATAATTACATTTTAacctataaaaataattttatttgataaagttctataaaattatcatttgtaattttcttaatcttttATACTATTGTATGGATTGATctagtaaaatattttttaaaacttacctttaataattaaaataattattaatgcaAATCTATATAAAAATTGTCATGTTGAATTTTTCGAtccttttatagtattgtatgattttcAGCTATTCTAGTGAGAGATTGTCTCTCAAAGACACGGACTCAAAATAAGAAATCTACAtccttattttctctttcatttgtattaattaggtTATTTAGCCCATGTATCTAATGCATCTCTCGAAGAAATTTTCtttcacaataatttgtgtGATATTTTTGAGAACCGAGAGGGAacacaataaagaaagaaccGGTCTTGGACGCTTCCTCCCAAGCATAATTCCTTTTATAGttataaaaaaaggaaaaaagaaaatagaactatcttaaaaatctaatttacaAAAATGATTTTAAACCCGCCAAAAACTTCAACACGAcaattagaaaagaaaatcaaaaagattTGCAAATTAATTCTTCACAATTCTCTGTAAATCTTCAAGAAACTATCAAGAACATCGACATTTCAATTGTAAAACTCCATAAATCTCTTCAATGAAGGATTTGATGAATGAATTCGACATAGAAATGACTTTTCATAAATTACGAAGAGATACAGTCGAAATTGAAGGTAATATTTTGAAATATCTTATATAAACATAATAATGTTCAAATGATAATCTTCTGTTATACAGAGTTAAGGATTGATATAATAATCAAATGATGGTGAAATCGAAAAAGAAAATGTCGCGATTCAAATGATTGATACATGTATGAAGCAGAAACACTATTATCAATTCTATTACTATAgtattcgattttatgcataTAGTATTTAATAAATTCTTTTGTTATGATATGTTGAAAAATGAATTAATGATAAGATTTCAAAATGTTAATTAAAATATCACAATTTTACTTCCaacattttcaatttaaattaaatgtgttGCAATATCTCTATACAAtatgaatatttatttttagattgataattgaagattatgttaaaaatttagttcgattataaaaaatcaattatcaatttataTGACACATTTACTATTAACATGTTAAATTGGAACTAAATgatttatgattataaatttatatgtcataatttaatttttaacatattcaatttgaactaaatccagtttttgtattttattttatataaattttatcttgATTTCTTCTTAATTTTTGGACAACCTAAGCTATGTACATTCGAAGAAGACTGTCCATCTTAATGTATGTTCTCcaaaatataatatgaaatgCTTCAGTAGCTATACGGAAACATTTCAAACTAACCTGTACAAGTATGCttcatttcaaaaaacaaacacaAATTAGCACTAGTGGATGTTCTATTTCAATGCTTATTTAAAAGCTACAGTGTATCGTCAAAGATATACAGCAatctcaaattaattttttaaaggtGATCacatttttcctttctacatcCTTTATAAGGAAAATTGAATTtgtacaataattttaaattattagtaaGCATTTATGcacttttttcttattaatcaataattttattatttgcattcaaaatttattttttaaagtccaaattatttttttacctttaagaaaatgattaatgaacaagaTAATTATTTAACTTATTAACATAGCAATTAACATTCAATACAATACTCTATAAAATATATGTATCCTTCTTACTTTATTGAAAATAACAGTGGATTCATACAAAGCTTCCTACTTTTCTTGAAGCTCTTAACTCACACCACTATGGAGATACATAAACCACTATTAAAACACATGCTAAGCTTCCTACTAAGTATTGCTATATTCCCTGTGTCTTTTAGCTCATTATTAAAACTGTTAAAACATAATTGTGTTCTTGGATATGTGTCTTATTTAAGAGTATGGATTTTTTTTCGCATATTCCTGTGAGAGACCATGCTTAATTGGGctggcccattatatattttttaaaatattataaataggtattcataataatataaatagacatttaaaatattaaaaataaacattaggaatacggtaagtaagcattaaagataatataagtagacaataataataatgtaagtaaGTATTAATCTTCAATAGACTGAATTTGAGATATGGATCTCAAGAgattagttatatatatatatatatatatatatatatatatatatatatatatatatatatatatatatatatatatatatatatatatgtgcgcCTTATTCAAGAgtatgcattttttttttgaaatgtgtCTTATTTAAAGAGtatggatttttttttgaaatgtgcCAAGAGCATAAATAGTGTCtagtgttattgttattgttttttagccataatatgttgcggttttggccccaagcattagtaaTAACAGCAGATGACCTATTGTAAATGTTGTGGGCctccctaaaatcgcaacatatagTGCAAGACTATATACTGCGGGCCTCCCCAAAAGCGCAGCATATAGTTTTGCTCTATATGCTACGGTATtagggaggcccgcagcatatatattatttttttttcttttttcgtttaatactaataaataatccaataatgtacaatgtaaacaatgattaatccaatgataatcaccaattattaccaataatctctttgtcaACTCTCagtcatatatataataatatgtacatatacaaattaaagtcctaaatctaaactaattacattatttaccaaaaacattagcaagatacgcggcaatcttgtctttcaattggcgcatttctccatctctcaaagggcgtgtttccctaaAGTGtcatataaaacctataatataatattaaattaaatgatacataaacattagattttaccaatagtaaatatataatattataatttaagaacgtaataAATACTTACGGCGTCAATGTTTTCGAGTCCagcctccttcacggattgtaagatatcgtccatgtatttgagagtgtagtagccgcaatcaacgatATTATaagcttgtcgaaagcactaagagaaaatagatgttagtgccaaaaaagcttaaaaactcataaaatcgcaacttagcacgtaatttctagcatatgactataattttcaatactaaccacttcaacacaataatatatgccaaatagtgttgtgtgccaagtttcgtgcaaaacaaaccaagtttgagctactttatgcgtgaaagtgccaaataagcttaaaaatccataaaatcgcaacttaacacgtaatttctagcatatgactattattttcaattttaaccacttcaacacaataatatataccaaatagtgttgtgtgccaagtttcgtgcaaaacaaaccaagtttgagcttctttatgcgcgaaagtgccaaaaaagctttaaaaatcttaaaattcataccttgtgaatcacttaattcaaatgtatttcttccgtgtgatctacacacatataaccaacatctacatcatcttgatccactgattttggattgataaagggcggggagtcttcaaaagcttcatattcttcctcatcctcaacatcacctataccaaggatgcttctttttcccggtacaacaatagaccatttttaatcagacgggtctacaatgtagaatacttgcttagCTTGTGTGGcttgtatgaatggctcctcactatcacgcaaacgagctaagtctacaagagtgaatccacaagggtcgtcattttttatgcatcgtcgattattatctacacacttacatttgaaaagaccaattgTGAAAGTAAAGTAGttaagctcccatatttcatgtacccgcctgtagtataccaatttagcattaaccggcgcttgatccttggcactcgtgtaaaatgtagatgatggCAAAATAGAAaacccactattctgtagataagatgagtTCTTATCTTGACcttcagtccaaaatgtgaagccattgacatcataACCCTCATATTGGTTGAAATCATCatgaggaccaaaagctaaccacttaacaatttctgatacaccctttagttcttcacttattattcgattatgaaaccaatcaataaacgtttTGTTATACAACTACATCAATCTcctatcccctttacaaggatattttgcgcgcaatatatctaaatgctcactcaaaaaagaatagacttcaggaatatgatgcaacacatacaagtgtgcttgtagaagactgtctcgaggaggtgtgatcgattttggagccaattgttccttttccctgaagccttccttcatgtcgagaggtgggaagtcaaataggctttgccatggccaaatacttggctataaaattactaatctcattgctcacagtgccttgaatcatactcccctcgggttgtactggattcctcaccttattttgtaaaacacccatgtgtctttcaaaaggataacaccaccttaaaaaaactggacccaaatgCTTGATCTcatgaacgagatggacaataagatgaaccattatatcaaagaaaaaaggtggaaaatacatctcaaacttacataaagttacaatcacgtcgacttgaagagcatcaagtttaaagggatcaagaactttactacaaattgtgttgaagaacgaatatAGCTCAGTAATAGCATATCTTACATGTTTtagcagtattccacggattgcaattggtaagaacacttgcatcattacatggcaatcgtgagattttatgcttcccaactttagctcaccatttagggtcacaaatctcttcatgttggatgagtacccagacggaaccttaatgccatacaaagactcacaaaatgctcgcttctctgctttggacaatgtgtagcaagctggaggcaaataaactttgtcattactcatcttcttcttaccgcccttttccttgttactgccaccaacttcatcaactctatttcttttcttactcaccttaacatgtgcccacaactccggacgaagacccttacattcaaaccaatctcacacggccttaacatcctttgtcttaccaggaatgttcatgagaatcccgagtatggcatcgcatacatttttctctatatgcataacatcaagacaatgcctaacctgtagatctctccaatatggaagcttccaaaatattgattctttttttcataatcggtcttcaaccccttgcacttgccctgttttatcaaatacagtctcaactcccttaacctgttcataaacctcataaccggtcaacggtcgacgagctacacggtcctcaacctccccctTGAAcatttcttcttcttacgatactggtgatctcgtgggaggaactttcgatggtgcatgaatacgtgtttgcacttagtaatccacgtggattccatgtcatcgatacatattgggcttccctttgttcttatatcccgataagtttccatatgccggaaaatcattaacggtgcataaaaacattgcacgcaaggtgaactcctcattagcatatgcattaAACAcgaaaacgccttcatcccacatctttctcaaatcctcaacgagaggcgcaagatatacatctatgtcattctTAGGTTGTtcaggacccgagataagaagcgaaagcataatgtattTACgtttcatacacaaccaaggtggcaaattatagatcactaacagtaccggtcAAGTACTATGTtaagaactaagattgccgaaggGGTTCATTCTATCCgcacacagtccgagccttaaattacgaacctcatccccaaaagtcttatgcaacctatcaatactcttctactccgaagaatcagatggatgtgtgagcaagtgacctttcttcaccctatctgcatgccatctcaaatttaacgcatctttctttatagaaaacaagcgcttgaatctaggtattattggaagataccacaataccttagccaggggccctttagcatcccgagcccctttacgcttgtagcgtgataacccacacctaggacactcttctaagttctcgttttcattttgatacaatacacaatcattcggacacgcatgaatcttctagtactctaagccgaaaggacacatgagctttttggcataatatgctgactttggaagttcatttccctcaggaagcatctcacctaacgcttctaataacattgtgaaactagtgtcactccaattgtactttgacttaatgttgaaaattgtcaacactgctgttagtttggtgaactttgtacatccagggtacaaaggcttttgagaagcctttgtcaacaagtcaaaaacacgatgacgttttcctaactaatcctcgactccctccatcatctcatcaacacgatccacatcctcatcgacattgtcttcatctgtctcatacccatcaacatgatctactacatcctcattgacatcagccacattattgacgtcctcagcagcacttttctctttgtaaactctctcatcaccatgccaaacccaagcATGATATTGTAGCCTAAACCCaagtcgaagtatgtgctcgatcaacactatctacctttgatagattgccacaagtgacacatgggcaataaaaaccaactccccccgtcctaactcgatgttcaaccgcaataatacaaaattctaatacgccatcaataaattctgacgattcaatgcttcaatacatccaagaacgatcttttgtcatcctaattagtgtgattaattaattcaaaacaaaattaataaaaaatttttaacgtatataattaacccaaattaaccctatataacctttatattatttaaagtaatcaaattctgtatattttaattacaaaacatatataaccaaaaaaaaatcattttctttaatcaaatacacataaatcaaaataattagaaactaataatatacaactacatacataagtaaattattcacattcaaatatacaactatacatatatacataagtaaattattcacattcaatctaccctaaaaatcctaaataattaaaattattcacattcaaatattcaagtacatatataagtaaattattcacattcaaatataaaatacatgccttggtaatgagatatgataattttgtttctacaataaaattatgtaacctacactgaaaaacaaaatcaaaattagtataaaaaaaagactaaatccttattaaaacacaatgaagctattcttgaagaacttaaacaaagattgaaaattttatacCTTCAAGAAGAACAAGCTTAGCCttaatttcatgggtttttgaaggaaaaacaataatagtgggttgaagaacttaaacaaagatggagaaggaaattcgtgcaatgggtggtCATTGAAGAACACGTACAGTAGCAGTCAtggggtttggaagatgatgaacaaaATTGAAGACAAGAACACAGTAGCAGtcatgggtttttgaagaacttgaagagattttcgtgggtttttgcaGAGATTTTTGAGAACTTGAAGAAAtggaagaacttgaagaagaagacagtagGTAGTCGTGGGTTTTAGGAATACAACAGTTTATATGAGGGTTTAAGCAAATGAACGTTAAAACgcggatttttaattttttgggaaggattatttgctgcggtgcTGCGGGCAagccaaaaaccgcagcattttaAGTGAAAAtagcttatatgctgcgggcatccaaaaaaccgcagcatatgttgtcattgtttttttcttaattctttttcctatttattgctgtgTATAtaaaaaaccgtagcaaatgattagcagcaaatgatgtttttccactagtgtatgcACGCATTCCACCCGTTAAAGAATAAAGTTGATTTaggaaataataatatattgtaaTCATGTTTAGGAAATAAGATCAATTATTTCTGTAATTATAGCAAGGTAAATTACAAAGCCCCGGTTAAATTTTTCGGCGACCGAAAATAATCGGGTTTTATCATTTACCAAACATGGAAACAGAAAAACAAGCCATTGTCCCAATGCCAGTTACCAAGGAGGATTTATTCCAATTGTTCTCGCAGTTAAACACCAATAAAACCACCATTAAAGCCACAAATCAGCCTCTCCACATCTCAGAAAAACTAAACCATGGAGATTACACTAAGTGGTCCAAATTGATGCAACTTGATATTAGCGGGCGAGGTAGGCTCaattagggatggcaacgggtcggatctggaccgggtccaggTGGTCCCGGATCTAGATCCGTTTTCATAAAAaggatccagatccggacccggatctgctggtccagttttgcaagacccggatccggatccgcTGATATtgcggatccagtaccggatccgggtccaaaacgggtctgacttgtttttgctttttttttgtatttttgaatgtGTTGAGATTGTAATAAAGcaatatttatagactaatgttaataatatatataatttcacaattaatcacccaaaaaaacattatacaacttaaaattgtcttTAA
This genomic interval carries:
- the LOC130802718 gene encoding uncharacterized protein LOC130802718 isoform X3 codes for the protein MGALALPTPWIPQDDLLLKNAIEAGASLESLAKGAVQFSRRFTIKELQDRWLALLYDPIISMRAAEQMVELERSASNLVTKSNRVDHSKGSKNRNGKRNADSVRNCYYAMRKRICNDPLNQGDLIFLVAPGDNCFMGGGAEVHDPDNMLGDSIASHYGIEDSEFEDLSRVFPQVMRDGSQPCVGEFPIEQRNTHEDHVDWNTTPANNMDKKKFPRHSMLEGSGIQANQYTSAQPAIPDWKTTEGISMAEMPNNISIKGESGQTGDAFVPPDDGDVAGASEYDVMHTESEMNSQIPCDDEKNSTCPEGFFAELSDLNFTIEDDMLVMDGVKGGVLDKAYLDSLSSLLLDSPNHGMDEKLPNVVEANEPAASEVCSAILSNITQKEPNDSHLCDITFQNSSDIQLPTSTCVNSEFPEIHNSGICCTLNTEDPEIPSNDDIVFPSKQRSGSSNRRTQSEANNALSYSKVNTGSQPSVKGPSTTKREQKRFGESHLANQIRVPDDSRVKFETLRDESLNSPMVSGNGTGGPRQNSLAVIKKEPSEFSLSRQPSCAAAKKPGLITDLSHLQIAVGGTSQEALGSLECMAEEPGVDPLLSNPDQQSSESDSDIPYFSDVESMILDMDLGPEDQDSFWNREVAKYQTEYVKRTIIRLEQNAYSSMQRSIASHGAYAILYGRHSKHYIKKPEVLLGRATNDYPVDIDLGREGRANKISRRQAILKMDKDGAFNLKNTGKCSIYVNSKEIFPEQSLVLQSNCLIEIRGMPFIFEKNQARIEHYLDNAAHKLEDKRLNT
- the LOC130802718 gene encoding uncharacterized protein LOC130802718 isoform X2 yields the protein MGALALPTPWIPQDDLLLKNAIEAGASLESLAKGAVQFSRRFTIKELQDRWLALLYDPIISMRAAEQMVELERSASNLVTKSNRVDHSKGSKNRNGKRNADSVRNCYYAMRKRICNDPLNQGDLIFLVAPGDNCFMGGGAEVHDPDNMLGDSIASHYGIEDSEFEDLSRVFPQVMRDGSQPCVGEFPIEQRNTHEDHVDWNTTPANNMDKKKFPRHSMLEGSGIQANQVCISKYICSGFEGNKILSPYSDYKTKFQHLQYTSAQPAIPDWKTTEGISMAEMPNNISIKGESGQTGDAFVPPDDGDVAGASEYDVMHTESEMNSQIPCDDEKNSTCPEGFFAELSDLNFTIEDDMLVMDGVKGGVLDKAYLDSLSSLLLDSPNHGMDEKLPNVVEANEPAASEVCSAILSNITQKEPNDSHLCDITFQNSSDIQLPTSTCVNSEFPEIHNSGICCTLNTEDPEIPSNDDIVFPSKQRSGSSNRRTQSEANNALSYSKVNTGSQPSVKGPSTTKREQKRFGESHLANQIRVPDDSRVKFETLRDESLNSPMVSGNGTGGPRQNSLAVIKKEPSEFSLSRQPSCAAAKKPGLITDLSHLQIAVGGTSQEALGSLECMAEEPGVDPLLSNPDQQSSESDSDIPYFSDVESMILDMDLGPEDQDSFWNREVAKYQTEYVKRTIIRLEQNAYSSMQRSIASHGAYAILYGRHSKHYIKKPEVLLGRATNDYPVDIDLGREGRANKISRRQAILKMDKDGAFNLKNTGKCSIYVNSKEIFPEQSLVLQSNCLIEGNAVYI
- the LOC130802718 gene encoding uncharacterized protein LOC130802718 isoform X1 — encoded protein: MGALALPTPWIPQDDLLLKNAIEAGASLESLAKGAVQFSRRFTIKELQDRWLALLYDPIISMRAAEQMVELERSASNLVTKSNRVDHSKGSKNRNGKRNADSVRNCYYAMRKRICNDPLNQGDLIFLVAPGDNCFMGGGAEVHDPDNMLGDSIASHYGIEDSEFEDLSRVFPQVMRDGSQPCVGEFPIEQRNTHEDHVDWNTTPANNMDKKKFPRHSMLEGSGIQANQVCISKYICSGFEGNKILSPYSDYKTKFQHLQYTSAQPAIPDWKTTEGISMAEMPNNISIKGESGQTGDAFVPPDDGDVAGASEYDVMHTESEMNSQIPCDDEKNSTCPEGFFAELSDLNFTIEDDMLVMDGVKGGVLDKAYLDSLSSLLLDSPNHGMDEKLPNVVEANEPAASEVCSAILSNITQKEPNDSHLCDITFQNSSDIQLPTSTCVNSEFPEIHNSGICCTLNTEDPEIPSNDDIVFPSKQRSGSSNRRTQSEANNALSYSKVNTGSQPSVKGPSTTKREQKRFGESHLANQIRVPDDSRVKFETLRDESLNSPMVSGNGTGGPRQNSLAVIKKEPSEFSLSRQPSCAAAKKPGLITDLSHLQIAVGGTSQEALGSLECMAEEPGVDPLLSNPDQQSSESDSDIPYFSDVESMILDMDLGPEDQDSFWNREVAKYQTEYVKRTIIRLEQNAYSSMQRSIASHGAYAILYGRHSKHYIKKPEVLLGRATNDYPVDIDLGREGRANKISRRQAILKMDKDGAFNLKNTGKCSIYVNSKEIFPEQSLVLQSNCLIEIRGMPFIFEKNQARIEHYLDNAAHKLEDKRLNT